One Nocardia huaxiensis genomic window, CCCATCGCCCCCGGCGCGCCCCGCGCGCCACGCCGGTACATGAATACCCGGCAAACCCCTCGACCCGACCGCCCCTTCCGTGAGAGGGTCGAACCCGGTTGTGCCGTCGAATGATTCGCGACGCTCCGAGGAGTAGGAGCCCGCATAATTTTCAGATAATTTCCGGGTAATGCGGGGCCCGGAGGCATTGGGCACCTGCCCAGGATTGCCTTACGCTTCCGCTCCGTGCGTGTATTGGTTCTCGAGGATGACCAGCAACTTTGCCGTGAGGTCACCGATGGTTTGCGGTCGGCGGGGTTCGCTGTCGACCTGGCGCACGATATCGCCGACGCCGATTTCAAGATCGCTATCAATAGGTACGACTGCCTGGTGGTGGACCGCGGGCTGCCCGACGGAGACGGACTCGATCTGGTCGCCGGGGCGCGGGGCGCGGGCCATACCGTGCCCGCGCTCATGCTCACCGGGCGCGACGGGCTCGACGATCGGCTCAACGGGTTCGAGCAGGGCGCCGACGACTATCTGACCAAGCCCTTCGCGCTGCCGGAGCTGGTGATGCGGGTGCGAGCGCTGTGCCGGCGCCAGCAGCAGCCGACCGCCTCGCGAATCGTATTGGGCGACATCGATGTCGACCTCATGCGGCGGCGGGTGACGCGCGGCGGCATCATGCTGACGCTCACGCCCAAGGAGTTCGCGGTGCTCGAACTCATGGCGACGCGGCGCGGGCAGGTGGTCACCCGCACCGAACTCATCGAATGCTGCTGGGACGAAATGGCCGAGCCCGCATCGAATGTCGTGGATGCGGTGGTCGCCAAGCTGCGGCGCAAACTGGGCGAGCCGTGCGTGATCGAGACGGTGCGCGGCACGGGATTCGTTATCGCGGAGGGCATGTGAGTTCGCATCGCTCCCCCGCGGTCGCACGTTTGCGGCGCGCCCGCTGGCTCATGACCGGCATGGTCACCGTCATCACCGCGACCGTGATCGCCGTCCTCGGCTATGTCGCGGCCTCGCTGGACAACGAATCCCGCACGCGGGCAGTGGATTCGCGCATCGAGATGGTGGCGGGCGGCCTGGCTCGCGCCATCCAGGAGGACGGCAACGGCGCACTCGACCTGTCCACCATCATCGACGACGATCTGGCCACCGGGTCCACGGCCGTGGTGATCGTCATGCGCAAGCCCGGCGAGCAGTGGAAGCAGGCGCACACCTACGAGCGCTCGCTCATGCCCAGCGACAACGACATCGCCACGCTCGCAACACAAGCCGAGGATCACTCCGACAACCTGATCTACACCCCGTCGCTGCGCGACAGCACCGCCATCACCGGCCGTGCGGTGCGGGTGGCGGCCGTCCCGGTGTACTGGAACGACTGGGACAACATCGTCATGATCCTGGCCGCCGAGGAACCCGTCGACGATCCCGGCGCACACCTGAAACTGTTGTGGGCGTTGGGATTGGGTGGTCTGCTGTTCGTCGCGCTGGCCTCGGCCGCCGCGTACCTGATCGCGGGCAGCAGCCTCGGCCAGGCCCTGCGCATGCTCGACGAGCACGAGCAGTTCCTGGGCGACGCCGCGCACGAACTCCGCACTCCCCTCACCACGTTGAAGCTGCTCACCGAATCGCATCCGAAACCCGACGAGGTGGAGCACACGCTGGCCGAGGCCCGCCGCCTCGCCGACCGGATGGCCCGTCTGGTCACCGGCCTGCTCGCGCGTGCCCGCCTGCAGACCGGCATCGCCGAACCCGAACGCACCCTGTTGCGCCTGGACCAGCTCGCCGAGGCCGTCGCCGAGGAATCCGGCGACCCGCGCATCGTCGTCACCGCGCACCCCAGCGTGGTGGTCGGCGACCCCAGCCTGCTGAGCCTGGCCATCCGGAACATGCTGGAAAACGGTCTGACACACGGTGCCGTCAACCGCACCGCACCCGTCGAGGTCCATATCGCCGAGGGCCGGGTCAGCGTGCGCGACCACGGTCCCGGCGTCGACCCGGTGATGTCGGCCAGCCCGTTCAATCGCGGCGCGGCGGGACGCACCGGGCGCAATGGCATCGGCCTGGCCCTGGTCGCCTGGGTCGCGCAAGCGCACGGCGGCAATGCCTCCATCGAACCGGCCGTCGGCGGCGGCACCATCGCCACCCTCTGGCTGCCACCCGCCGACATCACCGCGAACACTCCCGCCCGGGTGTAACCGGCCCGGCCACCGCGCCGTGGGCGCGGTGGCCACGAGTGCCGGTTCCCGCGCACCGCACGGATTCGCGCACGAGGGGTCGCGAATCCGTGCGACAGCGCACCGGCCGCGGCTTCCCGCGGATTCATAGCGGAATCGGGCCCGGTGTGCTGAGGTGGGACGGGTGCGGCTGGAATCGCTGACAATGGTGCGGCACGGCGAGAGCACGGCGAATGCCGCGTTCACCGCCGCGATCCGTGCGAGCGCGGAGGAATTCGAGCGGGGCACAAGGGATCCCGACATCCCGCTCTCCGATCGCGGGCGCGCGCAAGCCGAGGCGGTAGGGGTCTGGCTCACCACCGTCCCCCGCCCCGATCTCGTCCTCAGCTCGCCCTATATCCGGGCCCGCGACACCGCCTCAATCGCCCTGCGCGCCATAGGCTCCCCACCCGCCCGCCAGGACGAGCGCCTGCGCGACCGCGAAATCGGAATCCTCGCCGGCCTCACCGCCCTCGGCATCCGCCGCCGCTACCCCCTCGAACACCGTGAACGAGAACGCCTGGGCCGCTTCTACTATCGCCCACCCGGCGGCGAGTCCTACACCGACGTAGCCCTGCGCCTACGCACCCTCCTCCCCGAACTCGAAGGCCACGTCCTGGCCTTCGCCCACGACAAC contains:
- a CDS encoding response regulator transcription factor; protein product: MRVLVLEDDQQLCREVTDGLRSAGFAVDLAHDIADADFKIAINRYDCLVVDRGLPDGDGLDLVAGARGAGHTVPALMLTGRDGLDDRLNGFEQGADDYLTKPFALPELVMRVRALCRRQQQPTASRIVLGDIDVDLMRRRVTRGGIMLTLTPKEFAVLELMATRRGQVVTRTELIECCWDEMAEPASNVVDAVVAKLRRKLGEPCVIETVRGTGFVIAEGM
- a CDS encoding sensor histidine kinase, translating into MSSHRSPAVARLRRARWLMTGMVTVITATVIAVLGYVAASLDNESRTRAVDSRIEMVAGGLARAIQEDGNGALDLSTIIDDDLATGSTAVVIVMRKPGEQWKQAHTYERSLMPSDNDIATLATQAEDHSDNLIYTPSLRDSTAITGRAVRVAAVPVYWNDWDNIVMILAAEEPVDDPGAHLKLLWALGLGGLLFVALASAAAYLIAGSSLGQALRMLDEHEQFLGDAAHELRTPLTTLKLLTESHPKPDEVEHTLAEARRLADRMARLVTGLLARARLQTGIAEPERTLLRLDQLAEAVAEESGDPRIVVTAHPSVVVGDPSLLSLAIRNMLENGLTHGAVNRTAPVEVHIAEGRVSVRDHGPGVDPVMSASPFNRGAAGRTGRNGIGLALVAWVAQAHGGNASIEPAVGGGTIATLWLPPADITANTPARV
- a CDS encoding histidine phosphatase family protein, producing MRLESLTMVRHGESTANAAFTAAIRASAEEFERGTRDPDIPLSDRGRAQAEAVGVWLTTVPRPDLVLSSPYIRARDTASIALRAIGSPPARQDERLRDREIGILAGLTALGIRRRYPLEHRERERLGRFYYRPPGGESYTDVALRLRTLLPELEGHVLAFAHDNIVLLTRYILANLDEPAVLHLESTTPIANASVTRWERTPSGLELIAYNDTAHLRAPEPASE